GACAATGTGTTATGAGGAAAATGTCATTTCAAATCCTAAAGTTGGATATTACTTATTCTATTTAGCAAAGATATTCCTATTTTGTTGGATTTTACTTTTTCTAAATCCTAAGTTTTGGGAAGGAGAATAAAACTACAATGTGGTTATGAAAGTTAAGCTGTTGTAACTTGTAGCCAAGGAACAGATTTTTCGAGGTTTAGTTGACCGAGCAGTCGTATTCATCTCTGAGGGAAGTGAGTGAAAAACGATCTCAAATTGCATAGTTTGGTTTTGCTTTAGAATACCATCTTTTGCAGGTATTTCTTTTAAACTGCAAGTCACTTGAAGGAATAGTCATCTTATTGATTTTGAAATTTAAGCCTTCATGACTTAGGAAATAGATTCATGTAGTGTTTAATTACCATGCAGTGGCATCATCTCTAAGGCTACAGAAATATACTGATATAATTCTTGAACCGTAGATATTTGGTTATCTTCACAAATGCTCTGATGTTGTAGTTATGGTAAATATAGGATTTTGCTCTTGGCAAGCAGATTATTTGGTTATCTTCAATCTTGTCTGGATTCATTGGCGGTCTTCATTTTGACATGGTTTTATTCTGATTTATGCAGCTATAGCTGTCTCAAGGGATCATAAGCCTGACCAAACAGATGAGCGACAACGGATTGAGGACGCGGGAGGGTTTGTTATGTGGGCCGGTACCTCTCATCCTCCTCTTCAGAATCAGAGCTTTTTCTGTAATTCAATTCTGACAAGCATGCAACTGCAGGGACGTGGCGTGTTGGTGGTGTGCTTGCCGTTTCCCGTGCTTTTGGTGATAGGCTTCTGAAGCAGTATGTTGTTGCTGACCCTGAGATTCAGGTATCAGTCTTGAAATCGATAATATTTGACCAATTTATTTATTTGCACTATTTTCACAAGACTTGTGATTTACATGTTTGCATATGTATTCTTACTTtagttctttttttatttttaacgcGGTCGTGGCTTTGCCGAGGGATGCCTTATGGTCAAAATTTAATGTCTATTTAAATGCCTGTATTTTTCTATTAGTACCTCATAAGTGTGGAATTGTAGGAGGAGGTGGTGGATGGCTCTCTCGAATTTCTCATCCTTGCAAGTGATGGGCTCTGGGATGTCGTTTCAAATGAGGTACGTTGGGGACAAATCTATTTTATTTGGCATTTGTAATATATACACTGAACAGCAGAACAATTGGTTTTAAAACGATTAGGAGGCTGTTGCCATGATCAAGGCCATGGAGGACCCGGAGCAGGCAGCAAAGAGACTTCTGGACGAGGCTTACCAAAGAGGAAGCGCTGACAATATTACTTGTGTTGTCGTGCGTTTCTTAGGCTGCCATGATAAGGATGTTCCACTAGAGCAGCGGTAGCTTTCTGTTTGCCTGCGGTAAGTGCTGTTTGTAATCAATACGGTACAAGGTTTGCTAGTCAAATAAGAGTTACCGCTCCTGCCTTCTGAAAAATCGGTAGATAATAGACTTCATATGCAGAAAAGCTCGACGCTGCTGCAATGTCGTCATCTC
The DNA window shown above is from Elaeis guineensis isolate ETL-2024a chromosome 8, EG11, whole genome shotgun sequence and carries:
- the LOC105050830 gene encoding probable protein phosphatase 2C 59 isoform X2, which translates into the protein MEDFYETRIDGVDGEIVGLFGVFDGHGGARAAEYVKQNLFSNLIRHPKFISDTKLAIADAYNHTDSEFLKSENNQNRDAGSTASTAVLVGDRLLVANVGDSRAVICRGGNAIAVSRDHKPDQTDERQRIEDAGGFVMWAGTWRVGGVLAVSRAFGDRLLKQYVVADPEIQEEVVDGSLEFLILASDGLWDVVSNEEAVAMIKAMEDPEQAAKRLLDEAYQRGSADNITCVVVRFLGCHDKDVPLEQR